A window of Desulfobacterales bacterium contains these coding sequences:
- a CDS encoding purine-nucleoside phosphorylase: MISENRSRVLEAVRYIKARIDKPAVLGLVTGTGLGESVGAIQVESSLQYGEIPGFPAATTESHPGRLLAGVIQGKQVIVLQGRLHLYEGYTPVEVTFPLRVLQELGVRRLILTNAAGGLNPLFRPGDIMTITDHINLTGTSPLIGPHEDGWGERFPDMSATYDRNLIALAQTAAKAEGLSLRQGVYAGSTGPALETPAEVRYLQRIGADAVGFSTVQEVLAAVQARMRILGLSVITNVHDPDRPVAATAAEIIALARGAAPKLGAIIAAVVRGL; encoded by the coding sequence ATGATATCAGAGAACCGGTCCCGTGTTCTGGAAGCGGTCCGATATATAAAAGCCCGAATCGACAAACCGGCCGTTTTAGGGCTTGTAACCGGAACGGGTCTGGGGGAGAGCGTCGGGGCGATACAGGTTGAGTCGTCCCTGCAGTATGGTGAAATCCCCGGATTTCCGGCAGCCACCACCGAAAGCCATCCGGGCCGGCTTCTGGCCGGTGTGATCCAGGGCAAGCAGGTCATCGTCCTGCAGGGACGGTTGCACCTGTATGAAGGCTACACGCCGGTTGAAGTCACATTTCCGCTGCGGGTACTACAGGAACTCGGTGTACGGCGGCTGATCCTGACCAATGCGGCCGGCGGACTGAACCCCCTGTTTCGGCCGGGAGATATCATGACGATCACGGATCATATCAATCTGACCGGTACCAGTCCGTTGATCGGGCCCCATGAAGACGGGTGGGGGGAAAGGTTTCCCGACATGTCAGCGACGTATGATCGAAACCTGATAGCGCTGGCGCAAACGGCGGCAAAGGCTGAGGGGTTGTCCTTGCGCCAGGGGGTATATGCCGGATCAACGGGGCCTGCCTTAGAAACACCGGCGGAAGTTCGTTATCTTCAAAGAATCGGAGCAGATGCCGTGGGGTTTTCAACGGTTCAGGAGGTGCTTGCGGCGGTTCAGGCCCGCATGCGCATATTGGGGTTGTCGGTCATCACCAATGTGCACGACCCGGACCGGCCGGTCGCGGCAACGGCGGCTGAAATCATTGCCCTGGCCCGGGGGGCGGCGCCGAAACTGGGAGCGATTATAGCCGCTGTTGTCAGAGGGCTTTAA
- a CDS encoding enolase C-terminal domain-like protein, with protein sequence MKIHQINLFPVILPFVGDFSHSLKKGSSAANVIAEVICRRDGPRGYGEAAPRPYVTGETTQSVLSHLSLLTRRPDFPWDLEDISQVRSFIAALPADKTRNAAICAIETALLDALGKSRDIPILEYFPKSHRTDSVVYGAAIHLGSTETITERSRMIKRLGIRQVRVKMDRDFHGNSRTIETVISILGPDCDLRIDVNGAWDDRLALKHIPLLTALPVKVVEQPLDPASAALPEFSAAMAAKNIRLMADESACSLPDAAEILADGFYDMINIRLSKCGGFHRSLAIIDFLRSHGLYFQVGCQLGESGLLSAAGRTLALLCRDALYVDGSYDKFLLKENITLDNVSFNAGGLAGPLTGPGLGVRVSPQQIERLNRGLSRETLLRP encoded by the coding sequence TTGAAGATACATCAGATAAATCTTTTCCCGGTCATATTGCCGTTCGTAGGTGACTTTTCACATTCTCTCAAAAAAGGGTCTTCCGCCGCCAACGTTATCGCCGAAGTGATTTGCCGCAGAGACGGCCCCAGGGGCTACGGTGAAGCTGCGCCGCGGCCGTATGTCACAGGCGAAACCACCCAAAGCGTCTTATCGCACCTGTCGCTCCTGACCCGCCGACCCGACTTTCCCTGGGACCTGGAAGACATTTCCCAGGTAAGATCATTTATCGCTGCGCTCCCCGCCGATAAAACCCGGAACGCAGCCATCTGTGCCATTGAGACAGCCCTGCTGGATGCCCTGGGGAAAAGCCGGGACATCCCTATACTTGAATATTTCCCGAAAAGTCATCGGACGGACAGCGTCGTTTACGGTGCTGCCATTCACCTGGGAAGCACGGAAACCATCACTGAGCGCAGCCGCATGATCAAGCGACTGGGGATCCGCCAGGTCCGGGTTAAAATGGATCGTGATTTTCATGGCAACAGCCGGACCATTGAAACCGTCATCTCCATCCTGGGACCGGACTGCGATCTGCGAATCGACGTAAACGGCGCCTGGGACGATAGGCTGGCCCTTAAACATATCCCCCTGCTGACAGCGCTCCCGGTCAAGGTGGTCGAACAACCGCTGGATCCCGCAAGTGCCGCGCTGCCCGAATTTTCCGCCGCCATGGCGGCGAAGAACATCCGTCTGATGGCGGACGAATCGGCCTGTTCCCTGCCGGACGCAGCGGAGATCCTTGCAGATGGATTTTACGATATGATCAACATCAGGTTGTCCAAATGCGGCGGATTTCACAGATCCCTGGCCATCATCGATTTTTTGCGGTCCCATGGGCTGTATTTCCAGGTCGGCTGTCAGTTGGGAGAATCCGGCCTGCTCTCAGCCGCCGGCAGAACCCTGGCCCTGTTATGCAGGGACGCCCTTTATGTAGACGGTTCCTACGATAAGTTTTTGTTAAAGGAAAACATTACCCTTGACAATGTGTCTTTCAATGCCGGGGGCCTGGCCGGCCCCTTAACCGGCCCCGGACTCGGCGTCCGGGTCAGCCCGCAACAGATTGAGCGGCTCAACCGCGGCCTATCCCGGGAAACCCTGTTACGGCCCTGA